The Desulfobacterales bacterium genome has a window encoding:
- a CDS encoding TIGR01212 family radical SAM protein (This family includes YhcC from E. coli K-12, an uncharacterized radical SAM protein.), whose protein sequence is MRYNDFNSYLKTKFGCRVQKITIDAGFTCPNRDGRSSTGGCIYCNSKGSGTGLFNKGISISEQIIQGKSALSKRYNAKKFLAYFQSFSNTYGPVERLKKFYDESLSFDDVVGISIGTRPDCVNDEIITLLESYSKNKLVWIEYGLQSAHDDTLNFINRGHNFKTFKDAVDLTKNRGIKICTHLIIGLPNENKEKIIETAKIISSMGIDGVKLHSLYVIKDTKLEDLYNKGQYKCLDQKEFAEIVCDILEVLPPDIIIQRLVADPHKNELVAPEWSMKKTENLSLILKILENRDSWQGKKFER, encoded by the coding sequence ATGAGATACAATGATTTTAATAGCTATCTTAAAACAAAGTTTGGTTGCCGGGTTCAAAAAATAACTATTGATGCCGGTTTTACATGCCCTAACCGTGACGGCAGATCCTCTACAGGCGGATGCATATATTGTAATTCAAAAGGTTCAGGAACAGGTCTATTTAATAAAGGGATTTCCATATCAGAACAAATAATTCAAGGGAAGTCCGCTCTTTCGAAAAGATATAATGCAAAAAAATTTTTAGCTTATTTTCAGTCTTTTTCAAATACGTATGGTCCTGTTGAACGCTTAAAAAAATTTTATGATGAATCTCTTTCTTTTGACGATGTTGTTGGAATTTCAATCGGAACAAGGCCTGATTGTGTAAATGACGAAATTATAACTTTATTAGAAAGCTATTCGAAAAATAAGCTCGTATGGATTGAATACGGGCTACAATCAGCTCACGATGACACATTGAATTTTATAAATCGAGGACATAATTTTAAAACTTTTAAAGATGCCGTGGATTTAACAAAAAATCGAGGAATAAAAATCTGTACGCATTTAATAATAGGTCTCCCCAATGAAAATAAAGAAAAAATCATTGAAACTGCTAAAATAATTTCAAGCATGGGCATAGACGGAGTAAAACTTCATTCCCTTTACGTTATAAAAGATACAAAACTTGAAGATCTATATAATAAAGGCCAATATAAATGCCTTGACCAAAAAGAATTTGCGGAAATTGTTTGTGATATTTTAGAAGTTTTACCGCCCGATATTATAATTCAAAGGCTTGTTGCAGATCCCCATAAAAACGAACTCGTAGCACCAGAATGGAGTATGAAAAAAACTGAAAATTTATCTTTAATCTTAAAAATTCTTGAAAATAGAGATTCTTGGCAAGGAAAAAAATTTGAGCGCTAA
- a CDS encoding methyl-accepting chemotaxis protein, with protein MLALQMKIKSKFIFSSIIIMAVSILFIAIFTNIMMKKYANEEIKEFKSEELEKKKQYLKNYIEIVYSVVEAAYIDAQKSSNDKNTFSIDIEKLTKNISQIRYDSGVGYFWINDIGRPYPKMIMHPISPSLNGQILDDSKYKCALGKNENLFKAFVDICNREGEGFVDYFWPKPKKDGITENQPKLSYAKLFEPLNWIIGTGVYIDDIDAAAKSKKEKADVQIKNLLLNMILSVSVILVFACIFIVFIANGITKPLNKIVKFVENIAQGKLSSSVDVNTNDEIGILAKSLNKATTNIRGMVKEIDETNKILNTASEVLIHTSNGLDGKTKNMLTQSDKAYKASDITSLNIKNMAAAAEQVSAQVSSVASFSNEVLSNMKNIETAAATVSNSISSIAVSSEEMYATLNEVAQNSGRGANVTNNASNKAGAMSIIVNKLGAAAKEIGDIVDLIKGIAAQTNLLALNATIEAASAGDAGKGFAVVANEVKELARQTSHATEDIRHKIEGMQKNTESAVVAITDIVSVISEIDAIMGTIASAVEEQTATINEISKNTAQTASSADSASKNVQGVVQLEMEVTRNIEDVAKAALEIAKDASFASNATQMVIDNFSKLNQSVVSISEDSNIIKSQAKNLSSSSANLQLTIDQFKL; from the coding sequence ATGCTTGCTCTGCAAATGAAAATTAAAAGTAAATTTATTTTTAGTTCCATTATTATTATGGCAGTTTCTATACTATTTATAGCTATATTTACAAACATAATGATGAAAAAATACGCAAATGAAGAAATAAAAGAATTTAAATCAGAAGAACTTGAAAAAAAAAAACAGTATTTAAAAAATTATATAGAAATTGTTTACAGTGTTGTTGAAGCTGCCTATATAGATGCTCAAAAAAGTTCAAATGATAAAAATACTTTTTCCATTGATATTGAGAAGTTAACAAAAAATATATCTCAAATTCGTTATGATAGTGGAGTAGGTTATTTCTGGATTAATGATATAGGCCGGCCTTATCCTAAAATGATTATGCATCCTATTTCTCCATCATTAAATGGGCAAATTTTAGATGACTCTAAGTATAAATGCGCTTTAGGAAAAAATGAAAATCTTTTTAAAGCTTTTGTTGATATATGCAATAGAGAAGGAGAGGGCTTTGTTGATTATTTTTGGCCAAAACCTAAAAAGGATGGAATAACTGAAAATCAACCCAAATTATCATACGCTAAGCTTTTTGAACCTCTTAATTGGATTATAGGAACAGGAGTCTATATTGACGATATTGATGCGGCTGCTAAAAGTAAGAAAGAAAAAGCAGATGTTCAAATTAAAAATTTATTACTAAACATGATTTTGAGTGTGTCTGTAATTTTAGTTTTCGCCTGTATTTTTATTGTTTTTATTGCCAATGGAATTACTAAACCTCTTAATAAAATTGTAAAATTTGTTGAAAATATAGCTCAAGGAAAGTTATCAAGCTCGGTGGATGTAAATACTAATGATGAAATTGGAATCTTGGCTAAAAGTCTTAATAAAGCAACGACAAATATACGCGGCATGGTAAAAGAGATAGATGAAACGAATAAAATTTTAAATACAGCATCAGAAGTTCTTATACATACGTCCAACGGTTTAGATGGAAAAACAAAAAATATGCTCACTCAATCGGACAAAGCATATAAAGCAAGTGATATAACCTCATTAAATATAAAAAATATGGCCGCTGCTGCAGAACAAGTAAGTGCTCAAGTATCTTCAGTAGCATCTTTTTCAAACGAAGTTTTATCAAATATGAAAAATATTGAGACAGCAGCAGCTACAGTATCAAACTCTATTTCTTCAATTGCTGTATCTTCAGAAGAAATGTATGCCACTTTAAATGAAGTTGCTCAAAATTCAGGCAGAGGTGCTAATGTAACAAATAATGCTTCTAACAAAGCTGGAGCAATGTCAATTATTGTTAATAAATTAGGAGCTGCTGCAAAAGAAATAGGAGATATTGTTGATTTAATAAAAGGAATAGCTGCTCAGACAAATCTTTTAGCTTTAAATGCAACAATTGAAGCTGCAAGCGCTGGAGACGCTGGAAAAGGATTTGCAGTTGTTGCGAATGAAGTAAAAGAGCTCGCTCGTCAAACATCCCATGCAACAGAAGATATAAGACATAAAATCGAAGGAATGCAGAAAAATACAGAGTCAGCAGTAGTTGCAATTACAGATATTGTATCGGTTATTTCTGAAATAGATGCCATTATGGGAACAATTGCTTCTGCTGTAGAAGAGCAGACAGCAACTATAAATGAAATATCTAAAAATACTGCACAAACAGCATCATCAGCGGATAGTGCTTCAAAAAATGTTCAAGGAGTAGTTCAGCTTGAAATGGAGGTCACAAGAAATATTGAAGATGTTGCTAAAGCGGCACTGGAAATTGCCAAAGATGCATCTTTTGCATCAAATGCGACCCAAATGGTTATAGATAATTTTTCTAAACTAAATCAATCGGTTGTTAGCATTTCTGAAGATTCTAATATTATTAAATCCCAAGCCAAAAATTTATCAAGCTCGTCAGCGAATCTTCAACTTACTATTGATCAGTTTAAATTATAA
- a CDS encoding acyltransferase family protein, producing MKKRLIFFDNLRNFMIIAVIFGHATGAYQTFADWWFVLDKNKSFIFDIIGLTMEIFIIPIIYFISGYFIVPSLLKHGSGKFLQSRLKLFIIPWWVCVFFFNPIMPYLYCYTRLNCKNLGFFQYWLKYIGSFFDFHTGYIRGNNYFDHHHLWFISVLVVFIISTAIIYKFFPKIFAYNTKSNKGSMIIVLPLFGIITSIFMSVIGCFLPFSKFVIILNIIEFQPFGIPLYIGFFILGIYAYKNEWFIKKNLPFNYGIWLIPCLIMSMIYLGVLKTENQLLEVSISLNFARSFSKSFTSLCYLCFFISLFQSKFNSQSKINQKITQNSFDMYIVHMPVVVIIQFYLSFFNLPILLKFFIVFISATFISYILSPNMRRNIYGYQ from the coding sequence ATGAAAAAACGTTTAATATTTTTTGATAATCTTAGAAACTTCATGATTATCGCTGTAATATTTGGACATGCAACCGGAGCTTACCAAACTTTTGCTGACTGGTGGTTTGTTTTAGATAAAAATAAAAGCTTTATCTTTGATATCATTGGCCTTACAATGGAGATATTTATAATTCCTATAATCTATTTTATATCAGGCTACTTTATTGTTCCTTCCCTTTTAAAACATGGTTCAGGAAAATTTTTACAATCAAGGTTAAAGCTATTTATAATTCCTTGGTGGGTATGTGTTTTCTTTTTTAATCCAATCATGCCTTATTTATATTGCTACACACGATTAAATTGCAAGAATTTAGGTTTTTTCCAATATTGGCTTAAATACATAGGAAGCTTTTTTGATTTTCACACAGGCTATATTAGAGGCAATAACTATTTTGATCACCATCATTTATGGTTTATATCTGTTTTGGTTGTCTTTATTATTTCAACAGCTATAATTTATAAATTTTTTCCTAAAATTTTTGCGTATAATACAAAAAGTAATAAAGGCTCAATGATTATAGTCTTACCCCTATTTGGAATTATTACGTCTATATTTATGTCTGTTATAGGTTGTTTTTTACCTTTTTCAAAATTTGTAATTATTTTAAATATAATAGAATTTCAGCCTTTTGGAATACCTCTTTATATAGGCTTTTTTATTTTAGGCATTTATGCTTACAAAAATGAATGGTTTATAAAAAAAAATTTGCCTTTTAATTATGGGATATGGCTTATCCCATGTTTAATCATGTCAATGATTTATCTTGGAGTATTAAAAACTGAAAATCAGCTATTAGAAGTCTCTATAAGCCTTAATTTTGCCAGGAGTTTTTCAAAAAGTTTTACATCCCTTTGCTATCTATGTTTTTTTATTTCTTTATTTCAATCAAAATTTAATTCCCAATCAAAAATAAATCAAAAAATTACCCAAAATTCCTTTGATATGTATATAGTTCATATGCCCGTCGTTGTTATAATTCAGTTTTATCTAAGTTTTTTTAATTTGCCTATATTGTTAAAATTCTTTATTGTCTTTATAAGTGCAACATTTATAAGTTATATTTTAAGTCCAAATATGAGGAGAAATATATATGGATATCAATAA